Below is a genomic region from Acetomicrobium sp. S15 = DSM 107314.
GTTCCGCCCAAAGCGGTCTTCGATTATGAAGTGACTGCTTCTATGCCGCTGGGCGTTACTGTGGACGGGATCATGGATGCCATCTCGCACTGCCTCGAGGTCTTCTACGGCGCTTCTGGCGAGACTTTCGACAAAGTTGCAGAGGTGACTCTAACGGGCATAGAACTCGCCGTGGGCTATGCGAAAAAGGTCTTGTCAGCGCCTCGAGATTTGGAAGTTAGAGAAGGATTAGGCTTGGCCACTGACTTGGGCGGCTATGCCATAATGATAGGCGGCACTAATGGCGCTCACCTGACCAGCTTTTCCTTGGTGGATGTAACAAGTCATGGCCGTGCGTGCGGCCTTATGAACCCGTACTATACAGTCTTCTTCGCACCGGTGATAGAAAGGCAGTTAAAACTGCTCGGAGAGATCTTTAAGAGAGCAGGCTATATAGGCGAAGATTTGGAGGCGCTGCGAGGTAGAGAGTTAGGCGTTGCAGTAGCCAAGGGAATGGTGGCCTTTGCTCAAGATATAGGTGCGCCCACAAAACTCACGGACCTGCCGGGCTTTTCCGATGAGCACATAAAGCGTGCCTTGGAAGCGGCTAAAGATCCGCAACTTGAGATGAAACTTAAAAACATGCCGGTGCCGCTTTCTGCCGGTCTGGTTGACGAATATATGGCTCCGATTTTGGAAGCCGCTAAGGTCGGTGATTTTGCCTTAATCAAAAACATGTGACAAAAAGGAGGGTGCACAGAGCGTTGCGCCGCCGACCTTAACTTTAAGGGCAACGAGAAGGAGGCTCGTTTATGGGAAGCTTGGTTCAAGTGTTAACTGTTGGATTTCCGGCCACATTTCAGCCGCTTACATTCTTACTTCTTGTCCTAGGGGTTTTTTGGGGGATGATCTTCGGCGCCATACCCGGTCTGAC
It encodes:
- a CDS encoding iron-containing alcohol dehydrogenase, with the translated sequence MNLKGLKDKARRLLVEFKGENYAFGLGVLKMAGEFGASFGKSALVISNATHIESVASVVVESLQARGVALAGGRIWLGARPNAPREDVYRMESYILHFKPDCIIPIGGGSTIDAAKAADVLAALGGYEPDIDAYFGTGLVTKALKETGKNLVPIVAVQTSASSGAHLTKYSNVTDPTAGQKKLIVDDAIVPPKAVFDYEVTASMPLGVTVDGIMDAISHCLEVFYGASGETFDKVAEVTLTGIELAVGYAKKVLSAPRDLEVREGLGLATDLGGYAIMIGGTNGAHLTSFSLVDVTSHGRACGLMNPYYTVFFAPVIERQLKLLGEIFKRAGYIGEDLEALRGRELGVAVAKGMVAFAQDIGAPTKLTDLPGFSDEHIKRALEAAKDPQLEMKLKNMPVPLSAGLVDEYMAPILEAAKVGDFALIKNM